DNA sequence from the Plectropomus leopardus isolate mb unplaced genomic scaffold, YSFRI_Pleo_2.0 unplaced_scaffold21980, whole genome shotgun sequence genome:
tgtgtgtgtgtgtgtgtgtgtgtgtgtgtgtgtgtgtcgtaccAGCCTTGCAGACACAGGCAGCGTACAGGTAGCTGTAGGACCTCAGCAGTCTACATTCACCGTATGTCCCACAGTCCTGCACACAGGCACTGATGAACACCTCTGGGACCACAGACACCAACGATGTATTACCACAGTCGCTGCTgcgagaaaacacacacagagcgaggATGCACAACGACAAAATGTCGTATTGTgcagaaaatattcagaaatatttcagataattttcagATGGAGATGGAAAtgcagtgcgtgtgtgtgtgtgtgtgtgtgtgtgtgtgtgtgtgtgtgtgttacctgttgCAGGTAAGCTGCAGGGTGAGGTACCATGTTGTTGACTGAGGAAAAGGCAGCCTGACCACAGCTTTGGGAGCACTGACATTCACACGAACACCGTATCCTCcaaacagagctgcagacacaaacatcacaaagtcAAATTTCCTGAACCAATTACCGTAAAATTCAAATAAACGCTCAGTCCATTTTACTAGCTGGGTGTGGCTACAcgttttgacaaataaaggcatGTCTCTGTTAGAGGCTCAGTCTGGTTTCCATGCAGGTCATTTGCATAGAAGTTTTTGTATGAATAAAATCAGGCTGCTGgagttagttagctgcttagatcacacaTAAAAATTTGTATCTATGtcagtctttgtgttttgtctttgtcagGATGGTTATGCTACACACAATTCAACcgttcagttaattttactgacaccatgagcaccaaaggaGACGGTATCATCCACAAAGTAATCaattaagacacaaaaaagagattagtagatgtagaagactgttttttaaaaaggggaggaaaaatgtccagtgaattAGATtcacaattatcaaaattacatatgtaaatgtgtgaatgCCTGTCAGTCTGTGTTTTGATTCCTCAGTGTGAATTTGATGCATGCTTTTTTAATTTCGTGTCCTCTCTATGTTACCTGCACCTGATCAGACGTAGCACTCATAATGTTGGTGTATATTTCTGTGTGCAGTGACAATAAAGGAATTCTTATCTACTGTATTCTACTCTAAATCAATAATTGCAGTTATCGGTGCTACCTGTGCGACAGGGTTGAGAGTGGTTGAGTTCGAGGACTGGAGCCCACGGAGAGAGACAGGCCACCACGCTGCTGCTGTTCCCCAGGGTCACATTAgtctacagacacacacacacacacacacacacattaaagtaaaacagtatGAAATCTtaagttctgtgtgtgtgtgtgtgtgtgtgtgtgtgtgtgtgtgtgtgtggtaaataAGTCGTCCTCACAGTGTTGAGTG
Encoded proteins:
- the LOC121965856 gene encoding post-GPI attachment to proteins factor 6-like, with the translated sequence WCKPKSVGLKADDDLNKLRSNSSFTNSSSEGNSSVVTDGAAFSNESASLLTPLLASACVWSIPVLYEEVDVLSLRFTPVNGPNVSVTDTHPTLLTYPLYTQATGGTLNLQLTLNTTNVTLGNSSSVVACLSPWAPVLELNHSQPCRTALFGGYGVRVNVSAPKAVVRLPFPQSTTWYLTLQLTCNSSDCGNTSLVSVVPEVFISACVQDCGTYGECRLLRSYSYLYAACVCKA